The genome window tttttttgtcagcgACTTCCACTGCAAATATACGTGAAATCATCCAGTGATGCATTTTAGGAGCTGATGTGGCGCACTCACCATCTGTCCAACCACTTTGTTGACGTTAGCGCTGTTTCGAATGTTGAGCAGGGCGACAACCTTGGGCCTCTGCTCCTGCCGGAATAGCATGAAGGCGTTTAGGGGCTTCTTGACgtacttttcactttttttatccTGTCGGTCTTCACGCTCCCCTCTGGAacagaacatttaaataatagTATGAGATCTGAATGAAATGCAACATCGAAGTTTTAATCGGAATCATCGGAATCGAAATATGGTCTTTTCGGTCTTTCTGTAATGAGCAAATATTACCACAAGACGGCGCCAAATACACTGAAAAGTAGACTTACAGCGCTGTGGGGGACTTCGGTGGGGCAGCAACACAAGGAAATTGACTTCTTAGTGGCATATTCTTGTTCCTATTTTGATTAAAGACGAATATAGGTTTAATAACCAACATAATAAACACATAATGCAGACATTTCAACATGTTCACATACGCATGTCCGATTGTAGGTTGTGTCATCATCATTGCTGGCTCTTCCTCCTGgagtgaaaaatgtagaattgAGAATACTGACtagaatttcattttattataagGCCATGTTGACATGTCAGTATGTCTTACCAGTTGATAATCAAAGGGACTTTCATGCCAGTCATAGGGGAGCGACTAGGGAAGAAGAACAGAGCCAACATAACATGCTTAATTTTGTTCTCATTTTTCAGAGCTCTCTATCAACATTTGATCCCACCAGGCCCTGGCAACAAGGCAGCATCAAACCAGGACAGCACAGCGGCTCCAAAATGGGAGTCATGGTCATCATCGGAGCGGGAACCTCCAGCATCCTCCCAAGAGGGAACCAAACACCCGAGCCATCCACCTCGCCTTCTACAGTCCGAAGCTCCGTGTAGATGCTTTCTGCTGGTGGGTCACGGAGCGAAGGAAGATTGGGGGATGGCAAGAAGCTGGGCGTGTCACCCATCATGTCCTGATCGCAAAAACTGACCAGCTGGTCTGAGAGATCATCTCGATCCATTGGACCATTGGAAGAAGCCTGCGGGCAGCAAACTAATGGAAGGCAGTTTCATCAATTTTGACAATCTTGGTCAAGCCACAGCTTGTCAGATGAAATGGcgactttaaaaatgttgaatctATAccgatttaaataaaatagatgcAAATACAGATAAACATTCAATTTTCCGAGTGtaggtgttttttgttttttttttgctaagtaattgacattatttttttcatacttACCCAGAGAAGCTGAGCTGTTAATGAGCTGATTCTAAAAGACTTTGCTAGCACATGCTGAACCAAACCATCTGCTAGTGTCTTTCATCTCTTTTGGCCtctctgtgacatcatcaacaatcaccatggcaacaacaacaactttttaaaaaaaaacaaaaaaaattctagtTTTAAAGGACCTTCTAAGGCCGAATATCGACCTGTTACTCAATAAGATCAAAGTTAAGATCATTGAGAGAACAACACAGCGAGGATGATGCCACAGTGGGTAACGTTAGCTTAGCATTTTGTTATATGACTTTGATGGTTATTTAGCCAACACTGTTCAAGATGTAAAATGTTGCCCCTAAAAAGTAGCAAGAGGAGCACACAAAAGTGTTGCTTTAGATCTAAGTTTAAtacaaaattcattttcacacaaaacatttcataatATATCCAAATACAGTattcacacaaaagaaaagtacAGTTCATCTCAGTTTTTGGTGGCTTTCTTCAATT of Syngnathus acus chromosome 19, fSynAcu1.2, whole genome shotgun sequence contains these proteins:
- the LOC119138816 gene encoding transcription factor 7-like codes for the protein MDRDDLSDQLVSFCDQDMMGDTPSFLPSPNLPSLRDPPAESIYTELRTVEGEVDGSGVWFPLGRMLEVPAPMMTMTPILEPLCCPGLMLPCCQGLSLPYDWHESPFDYQLEEEPAMMMTQPTIGHANKNMPLRSQFPCVAAPPKSPTALGEREDRQDKKSEKYVKKPLNAFMLFRQEQRPKVVALLNIRNSANVNKVVGQMWKSLTKKQQRKYYELADAAKLIHTQQHPDWSCTENYGKKRKRQRVKVKDNGQEDTFQAARPDAASNETHAIKQDSHPMATNPQLRVMLEVML